The genomic segment AGGTGGATGGATCAAGATCGGATGACTAGGGACTGAGGAGGTTGGGTTGGGATAGGTGGTGGTAATGGGCGGCGGACAAACTAGGGTTTACTAATGGGGTGAGGTATCTTGGGATGGGGAGTCAGTCAATCATAGGCATTACTTACTGTAATTTGTGAAGGCCTTTTGATTGGGGTGGATGTTGGCTTTATAGTGATGCTACTTGTGATTTTGCTGTTGCCTTTGACAGGGGTACCATTGGATAATACAGGAGTTCTCTGCTCCTGCCCAGGTGAGTAGCATGGGCTCACAGGCTGGGGTGTAGTGTTTAAGCTCTGAATGAAGGGGCTCCCTAAGTGAATGTGGATTTTGTTGTCCTCCGTGGTGATGACGTTGGGGCCGGAGCTGTTGGACCTCTGAACCTGCCAGCTGCTCTGCCTCTCTGGTGTCACCCTGAAGACTGCATGACCTCCCATGACCTCTACTGGCTCCGTGGACAGGGACCGGTCAGGAGTGCCTGTTGTGACCGACACAATCTGGATGGGTGACATAGCCCTGTCTGGAGTGACCGACCCAGAGGAGTCTGGGGTCATTGCTCTAGAGTAGGTGGCCATGGTGAAGGGAGATATGGCTCGATCAGGAGTGCAGGGGGAACCATCTGACGAGGGGGACCTTTGACCTTTGTTTCTGGTAGTCGGGGAGATGGATGCGTTCTGAATTATGGTGATTCTTTGTTTGGGTGGACCTCCGCTTGTGGGGATGACTGCAGTGCTGGTGTATGACTGGGTGTTTTCTGCGGTGGGGCTGGTGATTTCTAGCATGGCCATGTTATGCCCGTGGTCTGGGGTTACCTTGATGTGCAGTGGTTGCCCGGGGCTGTGTGTCAGAAACACATCTCCTTGCTGCACATGGTTCCCATTCTGTCTGGGAACCTGCACTTTCCCATTGACTGGGTTGTGGCTTTCTTTGGTTTTGAGAAAGGGGACTCTCctgatgttgttgttgaggtTGTTGACATTGTTGAAGAGGGAGGGGTTACATTGGGCGAGGGGCAGCTCATTGTTGTAGTTTGGATTGTGCTCAGAGTCACTCTCTTCGTACAGTTTTCCATTCACCACGGCCCGCTCCAGTGGGGCGATGCTCTTGTAGTTGGGTCGAAGGTGTTCTGCTGGATCTGTCTGTACCTCCTTGGTGCACACCTGTAAGTCTGAGAAACGTCTGCCGTTCATGCCTGGGCGGAGACTTTTGCTGAAGCGACGGTATCGCTCCAGCTCCCGATTGAGGGTTTCCATCTCTCTGGCCAGTTCTTTATTTTTCACCTCTTGCAGAGTCAGTTTTCTTTGCAAGGTGGAGTGGTCGTTTTTCATGCGACAGATGTTTTCCTCTGTGCCCATATATTCATGGATCTTCTCTTTTAGGGCCGCCACCTCTCGGGTCAGATGACTGGACTTGGCCTCTTCCTCTTTCAGACGCTTGTAGAGGATGTGCTCCTGGTTGGACTCTTGCTTCTCTGCCAGTTGGTACTTTAAGAGCTCGTTCCTGGATATTTCCAACTCCTCCATCAAGGCCTTTGCTCGCTCTTGTTCCCTGGAGTATCTCTTCTCCATTGACTCAAACTCATCCTCAGTCTTCAACAAGTCGTCTTCGACAACCTTCATATCTTTAAGTTTTCGCCTCAGGCGCTCAACTTCCTGTGTAAGGTCTTTGACTTTGTAGTCCTCTTGTTGGGAGTGCTTGGCGATGGGCGCCTTGATGTTTTCCTCTTTGGCTTTGTTCCTCAGGAATTCCCTCTCTGCAGCTTCCAGTGACTGCAACCTCTTTTTCATCATGGTAACTTTGGACTGCAGGTCGTTGCTCTTTTCCTCCTCGGCTTGGAGCTTGGCCTTGAGTTCATCCCTGTCCTTGGTGGCGCCACACATTTTCTCCTCAAGCTCAGCATTCGACCTTAGGGCTTTCTTGCTTTCCTCGATAAGCTTCTCTGTTACTGTTGTGACTTTGTCCTGCTCAGCTTGCAGTTTTCCAGTGCTGTTATGGACCTTGTCCTCCATCGCTTTCAGTTTCTCAGCCATGGTCTTCCTTTCATCCACCAGCATGACCGTCAGCGTCTTCAGCTTGGTGAGGTCTTCCTTTAGTGTAAGCTCTGTCTTCTCCAACTGACCCTCCACGGCCTCCAGTTCTTTGACCCTCGCTTTCAGGATGTCCATCTCTCTGGACAGAACCTTTGACACTGTCCTCTCTTTGTCCAGATTGCACTTTAGTGCGTTGCACTCCTGTTTGCTCTTGCCGAACGCATCCTCTAGTTTCTCCAGCTCCATGATCCTGTGGTTCAGCTTGTCCACATCAGCCTTCAGGCTACGGCTTTGGCTGGCTTCCTTCTCCAGCTTCTTGTTGAGGTCCCTGCACTGGTCCTCCATTCTGACCAGCTCCTCGTCCTTCCCCTCCATCTCCAGAACCCTTTTCCGTAACTCCTCCACCTCATCCATGAGGCTGGAGTTGCCACATTCCCCACGGCTGATCTTGTCCCTCAGCTCCTGGAGCTCGTCCTCGGCCCTCCGGAGGGTCTTGTTGGTCTCCTCCAGTTCATCCAGCTGCCGGCTGAGTGTGGACAGTTTCTGCTTGAGCTGCCGGTTCTGGGCATCCTCGCTGGTCAGTTTGGCTGTCATGGTCTCCTGTTCCTGGTGAAAGCGACTGGCTTGGTCGCCTAGCTCTGTCTCCAAGCGAAAaactttctcctccccctcttgcaCCTTTGCATTAGCAGAGCTCAGCTCTTCCTGGGTGTGGGAGGCGCTGGCAGTCAGTTCCTGGACCTTAGCAGTCTGTTGGGTCAATTGCTCTGTGAGGCGCTGCTGCTCGTCCACGACCATCAACGCAAACGACTTCAGCTTGGTCAGCTCCTCCTTTAGGCTGGTGACCTTCTTGttgttctcctcctctttcctttcctGATAGGCCTTTTCCTGGTCAATGAGCAACTTCAGTCTGAAAGAAAAGCACAAGAAGAAGAGAAAAAAGTTTGAAAAAAAAGAATGTTGAACTTTTCACTGATACACACATTGGACAACTGACACATGGGTGGAGAAGGTGATGGATGACACAGGGagcaacataacacaacatcaATAATATAACataaacaatatacagtatatcagctTGGTAGAAAATTGTCATTCGTTGTTTGCTTGTGAAGTGTCAAATGTGTCTAATTCTTATTCCCAAAGTGCCATCGGGCCTATTATTAGTAGGAATGCAGACACACCATAAACACTCATGGGTGTCACATTTGTCTGACCATACTGAATGGATTTCTGAAGGGGTTTGACATTTTATGTAATGGAAACTTTAACAGTTCATAAATATAACTGTGCTAACTTTCCCAAGTCGGTAGCCTGACATACACTTGCAGTGTGTTCCTTTTAAGGTCCCCCAATAGCAGTTA from the Salmo salar chromosome ssa17, Ssal_v3.1, whole genome shotgun sequence genome contains:
- the LOC106575645 gene encoding filamin A-interacting protein 1-like isoform X1, translating into MRSRSNSLEDTANAKLAQHQARSQRRATEREEPQGRGAGRARHREPPDDTGTNTGTVQRKEKEGSGSSGSGSASSNSRREKAAGGKARDLSRDDLLFLLSMLEGELQARDEVITVLKAEKIDLALLEAQYGFVTPQKVLQALQRDTVQSKAETFQEDIYERPMAELDKLVEKQRETHRRMLEQLLLTEQSHKRALYKLDDEKRNHGDFMRKSDEFTNLLEQERERLKLLIDQEKAYQERKEEENNKKVTSLKEELTKLKSFALMVVDEQQRLTEQLTQQTAKVQELTASASHTQEELSSANAKVQEGEEKVFRLETELGDQASRFHQEQETMTAKLTSEDAQNRQLKQKLSTLSRQLDELEETNKTLRRAEDELQELRDKISRGECGNSSLMDEVEELRKRVLEMEGKDEELVRMEDQCRDLNKKLEKEASQSRSLKADVDKLNHRIMELEKLEDAFGKSKQECNALKCNLDKERTVSKVLSREMDILKARVKELEAVEGQLEKTELTLKEDLTKLKTLTVMLVDERKTMAEKLKAMEDKVHNSTGKLQAEQDKVTTVTEKLIEESKKALRSNAELEEKMCGATKDRDELKAKLQAEEEKSNDLQSKVTMMKKRLQSLEAAEREFLRNKAKEENIKAPIAKHSQQEDYKVKDLTQEVERLRRKLKDMKVVEDDLLKTEDEFESMEKRYSREQERAKALMEELEISRNELLKYQLAEKQESNQEHILYKRLKEEEAKSSHLTREVAALKEKIHEYMGTEENICRMKNDHSTLQRKLTLQEVKNKELAREMETLNRELERYRRFSKSLRPGMNGRRFSDLQVCTKEVQTDPAEHLRPNYKSIAPLERAVVNGKLYEESDSEHNPNYNNELPLAQCNPSLFNNVNNLNNNIRRVPFLKTKESHNPVNGKVQVPRQNGNHVQQGDVFLTHSPGQPLHIKVTPDHGHNMAMLEITSPTAENTQSYTSTAVIPTSGGPPKQRITIIQNASISPTTRNKGQRSPSSDGSPCTPDRAISPFTMATYSRAMTPDSSGSVTPDRAMSPIQIVSVTTGTPDRSLSTEPVEVMGGHAVFRVTPERQSSWQVQRSNSSGPNVITTEDNKIHIHLGSPFIQSLNTTPQPVSPCYSPGQEQRTPVLSNGTPVKGNSKITSSITIKPTSTPIKRPSQITIPLEAFRRPGPTRIPKPKAYSTKGTNSVVNPGQSNKGQPQTALSSEKALQGTQSAANNLNMVNRPTRI
- the LOC106575645 gene encoding filamin A-interacting protein 1-like isoform X2 → MVVDEQQRLTEQLTQQTAKVQELTASASHTQEELSSANAKVQEGEEKVFRLETELGDQASRFHQEQETMTAKLTSEDAQNRQLKQKLSTLSRQLDELEETNKTLRRAEDELQELRDKISRGECGNSSLMDEVEELRKRVLEMEGKDEELVRMEDQCRDLNKKLEKEASQSRSLKADVDKLNHRIMELEKLEDAFGKSKQECNALKCNLDKERTVSKVLSREMDILKARVKELEAVEGQLEKTELTLKEDLTKLKTLTVMLVDERKTMAEKLKAMEDKVHNSTGKLQAEQDKVTTVTEKLIEESKKALRSNAELEEKMCGATKDRDELKAKLQAEEEKSNDLQSKVTMMKKRLQSLEAAEREFLRNKAKEENIKAPIAKHSQQEDYKVKDLTQEVERLRRKLKDMKVVEDDLLKTEDEFESMEKRYSREQERAKALMEELEISRNELLKYQLAEKQESNQEHILYKRLKEEEAKSSHLTREVAALKEKIHEYMGTEENICRMKNDHSTLQRKLTLQEVKNKELAREMETLNRELERYRRFSKSLRPGMNGRRFSDLQVCTKEVQTDPAEHLRPNYKSIAPLERAVVNGKLYEESDSEHNPNYNNELPLAQCNPSLFNNVNNLNNNIRRVPFLKTKESHNPVNGKVQVPRQNGNHVQQGDVFLTHSPGQPLHIKVTPDHGHNMAMLEITSPTAENTQSYTSTAVIPTSGGPPKQRITIIQNASISPTTRNKGQRSPSSDGSPCTPDRAISPFTMATYSRAMTPDSSGSVTPDRAMSPIQIVSVTTGTPDRSLSTEPVEVMGGHAVFRVTPERQSSWQVQRSNSSGPNVITTEDNKIHIHLGSPFIQSLNTTPQPVSPCYSPGQEQRTPVLSNGTPVKGNSKITSSITIKPTSTPIKRPSQITIPLEAFRRPGPTRIPKPKAYSTKGTNSVVNPGQSNKGQPQTALSSEKALQGTQSAANNLNMVNRPTRI